A region of Etheostoma cragini isolate CJK2018 chromosome 2, CSU_Ecrag_1.0, whole genome shotgun sequence DNA encodes the following proteins:
- the rln3b gene encoding relaxin-3b, with amino-acid sequence MFLLIMWKEALLTLGLLVALVDKVRSNDGHPSFYGVKLCGREFIRAVIFTCGGSRWRRSIGDSALIGEEAFDPWNRNPISQLIDEQDPGESKVWRDQTMKEASVAAGFSRSARSPISDEVLEALRRADRKGRDVVVGLSNACCKWGCSKGEISSLC; translated from the exons ATGTTCCTTCTCATCATGTGGAAGGAAGCACTCTTGACCCTGGGCTTGTTGGTGGCACTGGTGGACAAGGTGCGGTCCAATGATGGCCATCCCTCTTTCTATGGGGTGAAACTGTGTGGACGAGAGTTCATACGAGCTGTCATCTTTACCTGTGGTGGTTCTCGCTGGAGGAGAAGCATAGGAGACTCAG CTCTTATTGGAGAAGAGGCCTTTGACCCATGGAACAGAAATCCTATCTCTCAACTTATCGACGAGCAGGATCCTGGAGAGTCCAAAGTATGGAGAGATCAAACAATGAAAGAGGCATCTGTGGCTGCTGGATTCAGCCGCTCAGCTCGCTCACCAATCTCAGATGAGGTGCTGGAGGCTCTACGGAGGGCAGATAGGAAAGGACGGGATGTAGTAGTTGGACTGTCCAACGCCTGCTGCAAGTGGGGCTGTAGCAAGGGTGAAATCAGCTCTCTGTGCTGA
- the rfx1b gene encoding MHC class II regulatory factor RFX1, translating into MATSGYSEDLQPQQANTVTMATPSPTTPSSTKTAHFLSEIPPTSGAIASANQSVTVSKTGQDALCSQAPPINQKAVVLTTPTQHYVTQEIQHSAVQKSNGQSNSPQYIIVTVTEGSVHSNDSLSDSSPPATGVPTQVVQPVQTTQQRSVLQAVSQAAKRIQIKNLKSGDIHQEVEHVYSGQVQYVDGGGDATFTTSSIRSSNYPFSDSPLYSQTPPSSSSYYEATPSSESDITGSVTSQPVSVATAGANSGGTAAGGGGYVIQGGYVLGGAAAGGGGQSYTSPNSRAPPATVQWLCDNYEGAEGVSLPRCTLYYHYLLHCQEQKLEPVNAASFGKLIRSVFMGLRTRRLGTRGNSKYHYYGLRIKSGSPLLRLMDEQQHMAMRQQPFSQKNRIKPLQKSQGITNGTSGGMGQQQAAGLCDISAQVQQYQQFLEASRPLPDFVDIDLQDGTLPDGILLDHLKAFQTLYREHCEAILDVMVNLQFTLVETLWKSFWRFSQSSDSESLNLHNESEKRLPKSCLVVLCKYEPVLRWTKECDNLLYQTLVEILIPDVLRPIPSALTQAIRNFAKSLENWLTGAMMNIPEEMVRIKVVCVGSFSQTLRRYTSLNHLAQAARAVLQNSAQINQMLSDLNRVDFTNVQEQASWVCQCEDRVVQRLEQDFKMTLQQQNSLEQWATWLDGVVSEALKPYEHNPIVLPKAAKVFLLNWSFYSSMVIRDLTLRSAASFGSFHLIRLLYDEYMYYLIEHRVAQAKGVTPIAVMGEFASTVKSRISPDLEKEEEEDDEEEESEDEGGDLVLQSSSLRAVDDEKDTMEPPAKLSRTSFNLHSLTDSTPS; encoded by the exons atggcaacttCTGGATACTCAGAGGACCTTCAGCCTCAGCAGGCCAACactgtaaccatggcaacaccATCTCCTACCACACCCTCATCCACAAAGACGGCACACTTCCTGTCCGAGATCCCACCAACCTCTGGAGCCATTGCATCGGCTAACCAATCAGTCACTGTCTCAAAAACAGGACAGGACGCACTTTGTTCTCAAGCGCCGCCCATCAACCAGAAGGCAGTGGTTCTGACGACTCCCACGCAGCACTATGTAACCCAAGAAATCCAGCACTCTGCTGTCCAGAAAAGTAATGGTCAGAGCAACTCGCCACAGTACATCATAGTAACTGTTACAG AGGGCTCAGTTCACTCCAATGACAGCTTGTCAGACTCTAGCCCACCTGCCACTGGTGTTCCTACTCAGGTGGTCCAACCAGTGCAGACAACCCAACAG AGGTCAGTGTTGCAAGCGGTGTCGCAGGCAGCCAAGAGGATTCAGATTAAGAACCTAAAGTCTGGGGACATTCACCAGGAG GTGGAGCATGTGTACTCTGGCCAGGTGCAGTATGTGGACGGAGGAGGAGATGCAACTTTTACCACGTCCTCCAT TCGATCGAGCAACTACCCTTTCTCCGACTCGCCCCTCTACTCGCAGACCCCTCCCTCCTCGTCCTCCTACTACGAGGCCACACCCAGCTCTGAGTCAGACATCACTGGCTCTGTCACCTCGCAGCCCGTTTCTGTGGCAACAGCGGGAGCCAATAGCGGGGGAACTGCTGCAGGCGGAGGGGGCTATGTCATTCAGGGAGGTTATGTGTtaggaggagcagcagcaggtggaGGAGGACAGAGTTACACCAGCCCTAACTCTCGTGCCCCACCCGCTACT GTGCAGTGGCTGTGTGATAACTACGAGGGGGCAGAGGGGGTGAGTTTACCTCGCTGCACCCTCTACTACCACTACCTGCTGCACTGCCAGGAGCAGAAACTAGAACCTGTTAATGCTGCATCCTTCGGCAAACTCATCAGGTCTGTCTTTATGGGGTTGCGTACACGGAGATTAGGGACCAg agggaaCTCTAAGTACCACTACTATGGACTGAGGATCAAATCTGGTTCCCCGCTGCTCAGGCTGATGGATGAACAACAGCACATGGCGATGAGGCAGCAGCCTTTCTCACAGAAAAACAG GATAAAGCCACTTCAGAAGTCACAGGGGATCACCAATGGGACATCAGGTGGGATGGGTCAGCAGCAGGCGGCGGGACTATGCGATATTTCGGCGCAGGTGCAACAGTACCAGCAGTTTCTGG AGGCATCAAGGCCGCTGCCAGACTTTGTGGACATTGATCTGCAAGATGGAACCCTGCCCGATGGGATCCTTTTAGATCACCTCAAGGCCTTTCAGACTCTCTACAGGGAACACTGTGAG GCCATCCTGGACGTGATGGTCAACCTTCAGTTCACTCTTGTGGAGACACTTTGGAAATCCTTCTGGCGGTTCAGCCAGAGCAGTGACAGTGAATCACTTAACCT GCACAATGAGTCTGAGAAGCGTCTGCCCAAATCGTGCCTGGTGGTGCTGTGTAAGTATGAGCCAGTGCTGCGCTGGACCAAAGAGTGTGACAACCTGctctaccagactctggtggAGATCCTCATCCCTGATGTACTGAGACCCATCCCCA GTGCCTTAACCCAGGCCATCCGCAACTTTGCCAAGAGTCTGGAGAACTGGTTGACAGGCGCCATGATGAACATCCCGGAAGAGATGGTTCGCATAAAG gtGGTGTGTGTGGGCTCCTTCTCCCAGACGCTGCGCCGCTATACCAGCCTGAACCACCTTGCCCAGGCAGCCCGCGCCGTCCTCCAGAACTCCGCCCAGATCAACCAAATGCTCTCAGACCTCAACAGGGTTGATTTCACAAATGTACAG gaGCAGGCATCCTGGGTATGTCAGTGTGAAGACCGTGTGGTACAGAGGCTGGAACAAGACTTTAAAATGACCCTGCAGCAGCAGAACTCTCTGGAGCAGTGGGCTACCTGGCTGGATGGCGTTGTCTCTGAAGCCCTGAAGCCCTACGAGCACAACCCTATTGTTCTCCCAAAAGCTGCAAAGGTTTTCCTGCTCAACTGGTCCTTCTATAG CTCTATGGTAATCCGGGACCTGACTTTGCGCAGTGCTGCCAGCTTTGGCTCCTTTCACCTGATCCGCTTGCTGTATGATGAGTATATGTACTACCTGATAGAACACCGGGTGGCCCAAGCTAAAGGAGTAACACCCATTGCGGTCATGGGAGAA tttgcAAGCACTGTCAAGAGCCGAATCTCTCCGGACCTGGAGAAAG aagaagaggaggatgacgaGGAAGAGGAAAGCGAGGACGAGGGCGGAGATCTCGTGCTGCAGTCCAGCTCGCTGAGAGCGGTTGATGACGAGAAGGACACGATGGAGCCGCCCGCCAAGCTGTCCAGGACCAGTTTCAATCTGCACTCTCTGACCGACAGCACCCCATCTTAG